One Cohnella candidum genomic region harbors:
- a CDS encoding FAD binding domain-containing protein: protein MAMKSPGVTRLPDVWMPRSAAEAWSLKRNFGSDAEYVAGGTLLRTWWEGDIAERPAHLIDIRSLPGLSGIRSTENGGTVIGAGTSLTSVRRSGWLASRYPALTEAAFRIGALSIRNAGTIGGNAASGIGDLLPALLVYEAGLLWYDGQEELIPAEKWLEHPETYRTPEKLLVHVRLPSHPKSGAGAFSAFRKVGRREAFTPSVVTAALSAEISEEGRLGCVRIAAGGGSTVPQRLYAAEALMEGRRVEPELLAEVHGAVEKTFRPKGDAFAGEAYRKRTAANLIAAEWWKLARGQGEE, encoded by the coding sequence ATGGCCATGAAATCTCCGGGCGTAACCCGGTTGCCGGACGTATGGATGCCCCGCAGCGCGGCGGAAGCCTGGTCCCTAAAACGGAACTTCGGCTCCGACGCGGAGTACGTGGCGGGGGGCACGCTGCTCAGGACTTGGTGGGAAGGGGATATCGCGGAGAGACCGGCCCACCTGATCGATATCCGGTCGCTGCCCGGCTTGTCGGGCATTCGGAGCACGGAAAACGGCGGCACCGTGATCGGCGCCGGCACCTCCCTGACCTCGGTTCGGCGCAGCGGGTGGCTGGCTTCGCGGTATCCGGCTTTGACCGAAGCGGCGTTCCGCATCGGAGCGCTGTCGATCCGGAACGCCGGAACGATTGGCGGCAATGCCGCTTCCGGCATCGGAGACCTGCTGCCGGCGCTGTTGGTTTACGAGGCGGGATTGCTCTGGTACGACGGCCAGGAAGAGTTGATTCCGGCAGAGAAGTGGCTGGAACATCCGGAAACGTATCGGACTCCGGAGAAGCTGCTGGTTCACGTACGGCTGCCGTCCCATCCCAAGTCCGGAGCCGGGGCGTTCTCGGCTTTCCGCAAAGTCGGACGCCGCGAGGCGTTCACGCCTTCCGTCGTCACGGCTGCTCTATCCGCTGAAATCTCGGAGGAGGGAAGGCTTGGCTGCGTGAGGATCGCGGCGGGCGGAGGATCGACCGTTCCGCAGCGGCTGTACGCCGCTGAAGCGCTAATGGAAGGCCGTCGGGTTGAGCCCGAGCTGTTGGCCGAAGTTCACGGGGCCGTGGAAAAAACATTCCGCCCGAAGGGCGACGCCTTCGCGGGTGAAGCCTACCGCAAGCGTACCGCGGCTAATCTCATTGCCGCGGAGTGGTGGAAGCTGGCCCGCGGGCAAGGGGAGGAGTGA
- a CDS encoding ABC transporter permease — MDLFTQLLLAAISSGTPLLFAALGGILIERSGIIQLGAEGLMLMGAVTACLTYLHTNSLGLTLLAVFAVSAALGLVHGFLTVTLRTNQIVSGLAMTLFGTGFSAYLGKSVSGLPIPGAVPKVHLDFLKDVPVLGDVFGRLDLLTWVSFLLVIVLHLFIHRTSAGLHLRAIGDNPATADVMGIRVQLVRYACIMAGSVLIGLAGADLLLVFSPTWIEGMTAGRGWIAVALIIFARWNPIRALLCAYFFGVLDTMGFRIQLIGSEIPSYFLKMIPYVVTILVLMFLGWRNRNKPSGAPESLGVPYLREQRF, encoded by the coding sequence ATGGACCTGTTTACGCAATTGCTGCTCGCCGCCATCTCGTCCGGCACTCCCTTGCTGTTCGCCGCGCTGGGAGGCATCCTGATCGAACGCAGCGGAATCATCCAGCTCGGCGCGGAAGGCCTCATGCTGATGGGCGCGGTGACGGCCTGCCTCACTTACTTGCACACGAACAGTCTCGGACTTACGCTGCTCGCCGTGTTCGCCGTCAGTGCCGCGCTCGGGCTCGTGCACGGGTTCTTGACCGTGACGCTCCGGACCAACCAGATCGTGAGCGGGCTGGCGATGACCCTGTTCGGCACCGGCTTCAGCGCCTATCTGGGCAAGTCCGTGAGCGGGCTTCCAATCCCGGGCGCCGTACCGAAGGTTCACCTGGACTTCCTGAAGGACGTTCCGGTGCTGGGCGACGTGTTCGGCAGGCTGGATTTATTGACCTGGGTCAGCTTCCTTCTCGTCATCGTGCTTCACTTGTTCATCCACCGTACTTCCGCGGGTCTCCATCTTCGCGCGATCGGCGACAACCCGGCTACGGCTGATGTCATGGGCATCCGGGTCCAGCTCGTCCGCTATGCCTGCATCATGGCCGGATCGGTGCTCATCGGCTTGGCCGGCGCGGACCTGCTGCTCGTCTTCTCTCCGACTTGGATCGAGGGAATGACGGCGGGCAGGGGTTGGATCGCGGTGGCGCTGATCATTTTCGCCCGGTGGAATCCGATCCGCGCGCTTCTGTGCGCTTATTTCTTCGGGGTGCTCGACACGATGGGGTTCCGCATCCAGCTGATCGGAAGCGAAATTCCGTCCTATTTCCTGAAAATGATCCCTTACGTCGTCACGATTCTCGTTCTCATGTTTCTCGGCTGGCGCAACCGGAACAAACCGTCCGGGGCGCCGGAGTCGCTGGGCGTTCCTTATTTGAGGGAACAGCGGTTTTAA
- a CDS encoding ABC transporter permease: MNEKPAVGTITSPCTSALGTSAATKTRRLRFRFELDPSRTSSPWWITIVSVVLALAACAVFIAANGMNPLMVYKKMFMGAFGSSFGITETLVKTIPLLLCGLGVAVAYRISVWNIGAEGQFAAGAIAATAVTIYFPNLPSYAAIPLMVVFSIAAGGVWGLLTAIPRTYFQVNELISSLMLNYVALLALDYVVFGPWKDPKGMNFPGTPMFTDAQMLPVFGNTRLHFGLLFGLAAVVLYALLTRYTRWGYELKLIGANPEAAKNAGIRIARHILLVMLISGGLAGLAGMSEVSGVAHRLMYGISPGYGYTAIIVAWLAKLNPFGIVLSSFLFGGLIVGGYSVQTIGLPSSMSLMLQGAILFFLIAGDTVTKFRLRRSA, encoded by the coding sequence ATGAACGAAAAGCCGGCAGTCGGCACCATCACGAGCCCCTGCACGTCCGCATTGGGCACATCGGCAGCGACGAAAACCCGACGGCTGCGATTCCGGTTCGAGCTGGATCCTTCCCGAACCTCGAGTCCCTGGTGGATCACGATCGTTTCGGTGGTCCTCGCGCTTGCGGCCTGCGCCGTCTTCATTGCGGCGAACGGCATGAACCCGCTGATGGTTTACAAGAAAATGTTCATGGGCGCCTTCGGCAGCTCATTCGGAATCACCGAAACGCTCGTCAAAACGATTCCATTGCTGCTATGCGGGCTTGGCGTCGCGGTCGCGTACCGGATCTCCGTATGGAACATCGGGGCGGAGGGCCAATTCGCGGCCGGCGCGATCGCCGCGACGGCGGTGACGATTTATTTTCCGAACCTGCCTTCCTATGCCGCGATACCGCTTATGGTCGTGTTCAGCATCGCGGCCGGAGGCGTATGGGGACTGCTCACGGCGATTCCGCGGACTTATTTTCAGGTAAACGAGCTCATCTCGTCCTTGATGCTGAATTACGTAGCGCTTCTCGCGCTGGATTACGTGGTGTTCGGACCGTGGAAGGATCCGAAAGGCATGAACTTTCCCGGTACCCCGATGTTCACGGATGCTCAGATGCTGCCGGTTTTCGGGAATACACGGCTGCATTTCGGTCTTCTTTTCGGTCTCGCGGCCGTCGTGCTCTACGCGCTTCTGACCCGCTACACGCGCTGGGGATATGAACTGAAGCTGATCGGAGCCAATCCGGAGGCGGCCAAAAACGCGGGCATACGCATCGCCCGCCACATCCTGCTGGTCATGCTGATCAGCGGAGGCCTGGCCGGACTGGCGGGCATGAGCGAGGTTTCGGGCGTCGCGCACCGGCTCATGTACGGCATTTCGCCGGGATACGGCTACACGGCGATCATCGTCGCGTGGCTGGCGAAACTGAACCCGTTCGGCATCGTTTTATCCTCGTTTCTGTTCGGGGGCCTCATCGTCGGCGGATACAGCGTGCAGACGATCGGCCTGCCTTCGTCCATGTCGCTCATGCTGCAAGGGGCGATCCTGTTTTTCCTTATCGCGGGGGATACCGTGACCAAATTCCGGCTGCGCCGCAGCGCTTGA
- a CDS encoding ABC transporter ATP-binding protein has product MNVTHSVEMRQIVKRFGPVTANDHVDFTAAPGEIHALLGENGAGKSTMMCMLSGVYRPTSGDILIGGETARIRSPKDAMKLGVGMVFQNFRLVQTLTAAENIVLGEKSAFWRGPKWMKRKQEEIDAISRKFGLPFPVDRPIWQLSVGEQQRVEIVKTLYRGANLIILDEPTSVLTPGEADQLFETLAAMKAEGKTVILTTHKLKEVMAASDRISVMRKGRMIAVMDAADTNERELARLMVGKEIAAPSPLPAKEKGKPILAMHQVEVIGDHGRRALDGISLEVREGEIVGVAGVAGNGQKELAEVLAGLAEWKRGSIRFDGQTFKRASVRGAIEAGIAHVPENRMKSGLAGSLGAVDNLLFKSYRSEERSRFGFLRHGRNRDWSRELVERFDVKTPNLDTPVRQLSGGNQQKLLFAREIEQNPKLMVAVHPTQGLDVGAAEGVHKLLTELRESGRSVLLISEDLEEIIQLSDRILVIYNGKIVGEVERAEANRERIGMYMAGLHEEEEEAV; this is encoded by the coding sequence ATGAACGTCACCCATTCGGTGGAAATGCGGCAAATCGTCAAGCGGTTCGGGCCGGTCACGGCGAACGACCATGTCGATTTCACCGCCGCGCCGGGCGAAATCCACGCACTGCTCGGCGAGAACGGAGCCGGCAAAAGCACGATGATGTGCATGCTGTCCGGCGTTTACCGTCCCACGAGCGGCGATATCCTGATCGGCGGCGAAACCGCCCGCATCCGGTCGCCGAAAGATGCCATGAAGCTCGGCGTGGGCATGGTTTTCCAGAACTTCCGCCTCGTCCAGACGCTGACGGCGGCCGAGAATATCGTGCTCGGCGAGAAATCCGCGTTCTGGCGCGGGCCGAAATGGATGAAGCGGAAGCAGGAGGAAATCGACGCCATTTCGCGCAAATTCGGCTTGCCCTTCCCGGTCGACCGGCCGATCTGGCAGCTTTCCGTCGGAGAGCAGCAACGCGTCGAAATCGTCAAAACGCTGTACCGCGGCGCGAACCTGATCATCCTCGACGAGCCGACTTCGGTACTCACGCCGGGCGAAGCGGACCAACTGTTCGAAACGTTGGCCGCGATGAAGGCGGAAGGCAAAACCGTCATCCTGACGACGCACAAACTCAAGGAAGTGATGGCGGCGTCCGACCGCATTTCCGTCATGCGGAAGGGCCGGATGATCGCCGTCATGGACGCGGCGGACACGAACGAACGGGAGCTTGCCCGGCTGATGGTCGGCAAGGAAATCGCCGCGCCGAGCCCGCTGCCGGCGAAGGAGAAAGGGAAGCCGATCCTGGCCATGCACCAGGTCGAGGTCATCGGCGACCACGGCCGCCGGGCGCTGGACGGCATTTCGCTCGAAGTTCGCGAAGGCGAGATCGTCGGCGTGGCCGGCGTGGCCGGCAACGGCCAGAAAGAGCTCGCGGAAGTGCTTGCCGGATTGGCCGAATGGAAGCGCGGCTCGATCCGCTTCGACGGACAGACGTTCAAACGGGCATCGGTTCGGGGAGCGATCGAAGCGGGCATCGCCCACGTGCCGGAAAACCGGATGAAAAGCGGGCTCGCCGGCAGCCTCGGAGCGGTCGACAACCTGCTGTTCAAATCCTACCGGTCGGAGGAACGCTCGCGGTTCGGCTTCCTGCGCCACGGCCGCAACCGCGATTGGTCGCGGGAGCTCGTGGAACGGTTCGACGTCAAGACGCCGAACCTGGACACCCCCGTCCGCCAGCTTTCCGGCGGCAACCAGCAGAAGCTGCTGTTCGCGAGGGAAATCGAACAGAATCCGAAGCTGATGGTCGCCGTCCACCCGACGCAAGGGCTGGACGTCGGAGCCGCCGAGGGCGTGCACAAGCTGCTGACGGAACTGCGGGAATCGGGACGGAGCGTGCTCCTGATTTCGGAGGACCTGGAGGAGATCATCCAGCTGTCCGACCGGATCCTGGTCATCTACAACGGCAAAATCGTCGGGGAAGTCGAGCGGGCTGAAGCGAATCGGGAGCGGATCGGCATGTACATGGCCGGCCTGCATGAAGAGGAGGAGGAAGCGGTATGA
- a CDS encoding BMP family ABC transporter substrate-binding protein yields the protein MKRYAKGWTWSLALIVVLGVILTACGSKPEPEASASGSESASPSGSSPAASASPSAEKKMPRVAFVYIGPPGDGGWTYQHDQGRKYMEEKLGIKADTVENVPESADAERIITELAQNHDVIFTTSFGYMDPTLNVAKKFPNVKFLHTAGYKTADNMGTYFGKNFEASYLSGIAAGKMTKKNVLGYVGAFPIPEVIYNLNAFTLGAQSVNPDVKVKVVWSNTWFDPTVERQAAVSLLDQGADVLMAYQDSPATIQAAAERGAMAGGNDSDMSRYAPEAYLTNPTWNWGPYYLKTVQAIADGTWKSEQYMGSMADGMVDLAPLGKSIPDDVKALVEEKKKEAVAGSLKIFVGPIKDQTGAVKIEAGQELPIDRILEMNWLVQGVEGTIPK from the coding sequence ATGAAACGATACGCAAAAGGGTGGACATGGAGTTTGGCTTTGATCGTCGTGCTGGGGGTCATCCTGACGGCATGCGGCAGCAAGCCGGAGCCGGAAGCGAGCGCTTCGGGATCGGAGAGCGCGTCGCCTTCGGGCAGCTCGCCTGCGGCGTCCGCAAGTCCTTCGGCGGAGAAGAAGATGCCGAGAGTGGCCTTCGTTTACATAGGGCCTCCGGGCGACGGCGGATGGACCTACCAGCATGACCAAGGTCGCAAATATATGGAAGAAAAGCTCGGCATCAAGGCGGACACGGTCGAGAACGTACCGGAAAGCGCCGACGCCGAGCGCATCATTACCGAGCTCGCGCAAAACCACGACGTGATCTTCACGACGAGCTTCGGTTACATGGATCCGACGCTGAACGTAGCGAAGAAATTCCCGAACGTGAAATTCCTCCATACGGCCGGCTACAAAACGGCGGACAACATGGGCACCTATTTCGGCAAAAACTTCGAAGCCAGCTACTTGTCCGGCATCGCGGCAGGCAAGATGACGAAGAAGAACGTGCTCGGCTACGTCGGCGCCTTCCCGATTCCCGAAGTCATTTACAACCTGAACGCGTTCACGCTCGGCGCCCAAAGCGTCAATCCCGACGTCAAGGTGAAGGTCGTGTGGTCCAACACCTGGTTCGACCCGACGGTCGAACGCCAAGCCGCGGTGAGCCTGCTCGACCAAGGCGCGGACGTGCTGATGGCCTACCAGGATTCCCCGGCAACCATCCAGGCGGCTGCCGAACGCGGCGCCATGGCCGGCGGCAACGACTCCGACATGTCCCGCTACGCGCCGGAAGCGTATTTGACGAATCCGACCTGGAATTGGGGGCCGTATTACCTGAAGACCGTTCAAGCGATCGCGGACGGGACCTGGAAAAGCGAACAGTACATGGGCTCCATGGCCGACGGCATGGTCGACCTGGCGCCGCTCGGCAAAAGCATTCCGGATGACGTCAAAGCGCTCGTCGAAGAGAAGAAGAAAGAAGCCGTGGCCGGAAGTCTCAAAATTTTCGTCGGTCCGATCAAGGATCAGACCGGCGCGGTGAAAATCGAAGCCGGCCAAGAGCTCCCGATCGATCGGATTCTCGAAATGAACTGGCTCGTCCAAGGCGTCGAAGGCACGATTCCGAAGTAA